A genomic window from Candidatus Rokuibacteriota bacterium includes:
- a CDS encoding CBS domain-containing protein, producing MSDLPALAKLGSVRDWMSRRPVTVSPAWVAERVVRLMEARGIRHVLVVEEARLVGILSNRDVRRLLEIDPGLRPRAPVAQIMTENPVTMAPSALLLEAARAMLDGKIGAIPVVDDERVVGILTMSDVLEALVMWAEGRPSPAMPDVE from the coding sequence ATGAGCGATTTGCCGGCGCTCGCGAAGCTGGGAAGCGTCCGGGACTGGATGAGCCGGCGGCCGGTCACGGTGTCGCCCGCATGGGTGGCGGAGCGCGTGGTCCGCCTGATGGAGGCGCGGGGGATCCGGCATGTGCTTGTCGTGGAGGAGGCGCGGCTGGTGGGGATCCTCTCCAACCGCGATGTCCGCCGGCTCCTGGAGATCGACCCCGGGCTCCGCCCGCGCGCCCCGGTCGCGCAGATCATGACGGAGAACCCCGTGACGATGGCGCCGTCCGCGCTGCTCCTGGAGGCCGCGCGCGCCATGCTCGACGGGAAGATCGGCGCCATCCCGGTCGTCGACGATGAGCGCGTGGTCGGGATCCTCACGATGTCCGACGTGCTGGAAGCGCTCGTCATGTGGGCGGAGGGACGGCCGTCGCCCGCGATGCCGGACGTGGAGTGA